A part of Synechococcus sp. KORDI-49 genomic DNA contains:
- a CDS encoding DNA-directed RNA polymerase subunit beta', with translation MTTSKSRKSSKAAKDATPAPESASRPLAKTPPPFRNHVVDKRALKQLVAWAYKNHGTAVTAEMADKLKDLGFRYATQAAVSISVEDLRVPEAKKDLLGQAEEQITATEERYRLGEITEVERHTKVIDTWTETNERLVDAVKKNFNQNAPLNSVWMMANSGARGNMSQVRQLVGMRGLMANPQGEIIDLPIRTNFREGLTVTEYVISSYGARKGLVDTALRTADSGYLTRRLVDVAQDVIVREDDCGTMRHIVVEAEDGRYGKRLVGRLTAAQVVSADGEVLAERNTEIDPPLSSTFEKAGITAVSVRSPLTCEANRSVCRKCYGWALAHNELVDLGEAVGIIAAQSIGEPGTQLTMRTFHTGGVSTAETGVVRSTIAGTVDFSAKARVRPYRTPHGVEAQQAEVDFNLTIKPSGKGKAQKIEVTNGSLLFVDNGQTIETDVTVAQIAAGAVKKSVEKATKDVICDLAGQVRYEDKIQPKEVTDRQGNITVKAQRLGRMWVLAGDVYNLPPNAQPVVGSQSSVVEGQVLAEASQRSEYGGEVRLRDSIGDSREVQIVTTAMTLKDFKLLEESTHSGEIWNLEAKDGTRYRLNTIPGSKIGSGEVIAELADDRFRTQTGGLVRFAPGLAIKKARSAKNGYEVNKGGTLLWIPQETHEINKDISLLMITDGQWIEAGTEVVKDIFSQTAGIVTVTQKNDILREIIVRGGEFHLSSDSKALERFEGDGQMVNPGEEIAKGLSSEEMRFVQTVETPEGKGLLLRPVEEYTIPNEAQLPELSHVKQANGPHLGIKATQRLAFKDGELIKSVEGVELLKTQLLLETFDTTPQMTVDVEKAPDKRAKTISRLRLVILESILVRRDTMSDSSHGSTHTELQVEDGISVKAGDVVATTQILCKQAGVAQLPEATEAEPVRRMIVERPEDTTTLTTSGTPLVSVGQRIVDGDLLADGEPASCCGEVEKVEGKAITLRLGRPYMVSPDSLLHVRDSELVQRGDGLALLVFERQKTGDIVQGLPRIEELLEARRPRESAVLCKKPGTVEIKQDDESITVTVIEADDAIGEYPILLGRNVMVSNGQQVTAGELLTDGPINPHELLECFFEDLRSRKPLMEGAQEAIANLQHRLVTEVQNVYKSQGVSIDDKHIEVIVRQMTSKVRVEDAGDTTLLPGELIELRQVEDTNQAMAITGGAPAEFTPVLLGITKASLNTDSFISAASFQETTRVLTEAAIEGKSDWLRGLKENVIIGRLIPAGTGFSGFEEELQKEAGPHPDILSEDPSGYRRMQNLRPDYTVDMPPAASSTAVLDDPSEEDLEATRTRHNIDPSTSNFAAFARPDADNELKEEQVVDAEAVEGLQEEGLLSDD, from the coding sequence ATGACCACTTCCAAGTCCCGCAAGTCCTCCAAGGCGGCCAAGGACGCCACCCCAGCTCCTGAGAGCGCATCCCGTCCACTGGCCAAGACCCCGCCGCCGTTCCGAAACCACGTCGTCGACAAGCGGGCCCTCAAGCAGCTGGTGGCCTGGGCCTACAAGAACCACGGCACGGCTGTGACCGCCGAGATGGCGGACAAGCTCAAGGATCTCGGCTTCCGCTATGCCACCCAGGCGGCCGTGTCCATCTCCGTGGAGGACCTGCGCGTTCCGGAGGCCAAGAAGGACCTGCTGGGTCAGGCGGAGGAGCAGATCACCGCCACGGAGGAGCGCTACCGGCTGGGAGAGATCACGGAGGTGGAACGCCACACCAAGGTGATCGACACCTGGACGGAGACCAACGAGCGTCTGGTGGACGCGGTGAAGAAGAACTTCAACCAGAACGCGCCGCTGAACTCGGTCTGGATGATGGCCAACTCCGGTGCCCGGGGAAACATGTCCCAGGTGCGTCAGCTGGTGGGCATGCGGGGCCTGATGGCGAACCCGCAGGGCGAGATCATCGACCTTCCGATCCGCACCAATTTCCGTGAGGGTCTGACGGTCACCGAGTATGTGATCTCCTCCTACGGAGCTCGCAAGGGTCTGGTGGACACCGCCCTGCGGACGGCTGACTCCGGCTACCTCACCCGTCGTCTGGTGGACGTGGCTCAGGATGTGATCGTCCGTGAGGATGACTGCGGCACGATGCGTCACATCGTGGTGGAGGCCGAAGACGGTCGCTACGGCAAGCGTCTGGTCGGTCGCCTCACCGCCGCGCAGGTGGTGAGCGCCGACGGTGAGGTGCTCGCGGAGCGGAACACCGAGATCGATCCACCCCTCTCCTCAACGTTCGAGAAGGCCGGCATCACCGCCGTCAGCGTCCGTTCCCCGCTCACCTGCGAGGCCAACCGCTCGGTGTGCCGCAAGTGCTACGGCTGGGCACTGGCCCACAACGAACTGGTCGACCTCGGCGAAGCCGTCGGCATCATCGCCGCCCAGTCCATCGGTGAGCCCGGCACGCAGCTGACGATGCGCACCTTCCACACCGGGGGTGTGTCCACGGCGGAAACGGGTGTGGTGCGCTCCACCATTGCCGGAACCGTTGATTTCTCCGCCAAAGCCAGGGTGCGTCCCTACCGCACGCCCCATGGGGTCGAGGCTCAGCAGGCCGAGGTGGATTTCAACCTCACCATCAAGCCTTCGGGCAAGGGCAAGGCCCAGAAGATCGAAGTCACCAACGGTTCCCTGCTGTTCGTTGACAACGGCCAGACCATCGAGACGGACGTGACCGTCGCTCAGATCGCCGCGGGTGCGGTGAAGAAGAGCGTGGAGAAGGCGACCAAGGATGTGATCTGCGATCTGGCCGGCCAGGTCCGTTACGAAGACAAGATCCAGCCGAAGGAGGTCACCGACCGCCAGGGCAACATCACCGTCAAGGCCCAGCGTCTGGGCCGGATGTGGGTGCTGGCTGGCGATGTCTACAACCTGCCTCCCAACGCGCAGCCCGTTGTCGGCAGTCAGAGCTCCGTCGTCGAAGGCCAGGTGCTGGCGGAAGCCAGCCAGCGCAGTGAGTACGGCGGCGAGGTGCGTCTGCGCGATTCCATCGGCGATTCCCGTGAGGTTCAGATTGTCACCACGGCGATGACCCTCAAGGACTTCAAGCTGCTGGAGGAATCCACGCACTCCGGTGAGATCTGGAATCTGGAAGCCAAGGACGGCACCCGTTATCGCCTCAACACCATCCCCGGCAGCAAGATCGGCTCCGGTGAGGTGATCGCCGAGCTGGCGGATGACCGGTTCCGCACCCAGACCGGAGGTCTGGTGCGCTTCGCGCCCGGTCTGGCGATCAAGAAGGCCCGCTCCGCCAAGAACGGCTACGAGGTGAACAAAGGCGGCACCCTGCTCTGGATCCCCCAGGAGACCCATGAGATCAACAAGGACATCTCCCTGTTGATGATCACGGACGGTCAGTGGATCGAGGCCGGCACCGAAGTGGTGAAGGACATCTTCAGCCAGACCGCCGGCATCGTCACCGTCACTCAGAAGAACGACATCCTGCGCGAGATCATCGTCCGCGGCGGTGAATTCCACCTCTCCAGCGACAGCAAGGCACTGGAGCGTTTCGAGGGCGATGGCCAGATGGTCAACCCCGGCGAGGAGATCGCCAAGGGGCTCAGCTCCGAAGAGATGCGCTTCGTCCAGACCGTCGAGACCCCTGAAGGCAAGGGCCTGCTGCTGCGTCCGGTGGAGGAATACACCATCCCCAACGAAGCCCAGCTGCCCGAGCTGTCTCACGTGAAACAGGCCAACGGCCCGCATCTCGGCATCAAGGCCACCCAGCGACTCGCCTTCAAGGACGGCGAACTGATCAAGTCCGTCGAGGGCGTTGAACTGCTCAAGACCCAGCTGCTGCTCGAGACCTTCGACACCACACCGCAGATGACGGTGGATGTGGAGAAGGCCCCGGACAAACGGGCCAAGACCATCTCAAGGCTGCGTCTGGTGATCCTTGAGTCGATCCTCGTGCGTCGCGACACGATGTCCGACTCCAGCCACGGCTCCACCCATACGGAGCTTCAGGTGGAGGATGGCATTTCCGTGAAGGCCGGCGACGTGGTCGCCACCACGCAGATCCTCTGCAAGCAGGCGGGTGTGGCTCAGCTCCCCGAAGCCACCGAAGCCGAACCGGTGCGACGCATGATCGTCGAGCGTCCTGAGGACACCACCACCCTCACCACCAGCGGCACACCCTTGGTGAGCGTCGGTCAGCGCATCGTCGACGGTGATCTGCTCGCCGACGGGGAACCCGCCAGCTGCTGCGGCGAAGTCGAGAAAGTGGAGGGCAAGGCCATCACCCTGCGTCTGGGCCGTCCGTACATGGTGTCGCCGGATTCCCTGCTGCACGTGCGCGACAGCGAACTGGTGCAACGCGGAGACGGTTTGGCTCTGCTGGTGTTCGAACGTCAGAAGACCGGCGACATCGTTCAGGGTCTGCCCCGGATCGAGGAACTGCTCGAAGCTCGTCGCCCCAGGGAATCCGCCGTGCTCTGCAAGAAGCCCGGCACTGTGGAGATCAAGCAGGACGACGAGTCGATCACGGTCACGGTGATCGAGGCCGATGACGCCATCGGCGAGTACCCGATCCTGCTGGGCCGCAACGTGATGGTCAGCAACGGCCAGCAGGTGACCGCCGGTGAGCTGCTCACCGATGGTCCGATCAATCCACACGAGTTGCTGGAGTGCTTCTTCGAGGATCTGCGCAGCCGCAAGCCGCTGATGGAAGGGGCTCAGGAGGCGATCGCCAACCTGCAGCACCGCCTGGTGACCGAGGTGCAGAACGTCTACAAGTCCCAGGGCGTCTCCATCGATGACAAGCACATCGAGGTGATCGTGCGTCAGATGACCAGCAAGGTGCGGGTCGAGGATGCCGGCGACACCACCCTGCTGCCCGGCGAACTGATCGAGTTGCGTCAGGTGGAGGACACCAACCAGGCGATGGCCATCACCGGTGGCGCCCCTGCGGAGTTCACGCCGGTGCTTCTGGGCATCACCAAGGCGTCCCTGAACACCGACAGCTTCATCTCCGCCGCTTCCTTCCAGGAGACCACGCGGGTGCTCACCGAAGCCGCCATCGAAGGCAAGAGCGATTGGCTGCGCGGCCTCAAGGAGAACGTGATCATCGGTCGCCTGATCCCTGCCGGCACAGGCTTCAGCGGTTTCGAGGAGGAGCTGCAGAAAGAGGCCGGTCCTCATCCGGACATCCTTTCGGAAGATCCCAGCGGCTACCGCCGCATGCAGAACCTTCGTCCTGACTACACCGTGGACATGCCTCCGGCAGCCAGCTCCACGGCGGTGCTGGATGACCCCAGCGAGGAGGATCTCGAGGCCACCCGCACCCGCCACAACATCGATCCCTCCACCAGCAACTTCGCCGCGTTCGCTCGCCCCGACGCCGACAATGAGCTGAAGGAGGAGCAGGTTGTTGATGCCGAAGCCGTCGAAGGTCTTCAGGAGGAAGGCCTGCTCTCCGACGATTGA
- a CDS encoding high light inducible protein — MLQPTEIPQRRLPRYGFHGHTERLNGRMAMLGFIALLAVEIKLGHGLLVW, encoded by the coding sequence ATGCTTCAACCCACTGAGATTCCGCAGCGCCGCCTGCCGCGCTACGGCTTCCACGGTCACACCGAGAGGCTGAACGGTCGCATGGCGATGCTCGGATTCATCGCCCTTCTGGCTGTGGAGATCAAACTCGGCCACGGTCTGCTGGTCTGGTGA